In the genome of Aequorivita sp. H23M31, the window CTCTCTGATCATGTCAATATCGAATGCCATATACTGTAATTTTAAGGTTTTTAAAGTTGTGCAAAAATACTAAAATTCGAGACCATTTAAAAGTATTTAATAGAAGTTGGCTTTAGCTGAGATATGTTTACATAAAAATCGATTTGGCTGAATTATGTTGTCGATATTATATTTTCAACCCCTAAAATATGTGAAGATCATAAAATTGGTTAGTTGTTTTTATGCAGGGAATTAATTTGGAAAAGAGTGAATTCTAAATTAGAACGAAAATAAAAACCAGATTTGGGTGAAATAATATGGGGTAAGTTGGATTTTTACGTCAGATCAAAGGGAATCACATAGAAGCAATGATATTGGAGTTCTAACCATTATACAGTTTATGTAATTAGTATTTTTCGGAAAAAGAAACAAAAACGCTGCGCGTCTAGACACAAGAGCTAGGACTAAATTCGTAAAAGACGGATATTATAAGTCTTACCCACTTCGATCAGCTAAGGTTAAATTGTTTTATCAGCTATTTGAAATACTCAAAAAAAGAAGAAGAATCTCTCCAGCCCCACCTTGTAGTTGGTATTAAGTAAGGTCATCTAAACAAAAATGATCTTTAAACTAAAACTTAAATGGATATTTAATAAAGACTTTGAATAATCTTTTCAATACTCAATCCTTCAGCTTCCGCCTTGTAATTCTTGATTAATCTATGTCTTAAAATTCCGATAGCTGCTTTTTGGACATCTTCAATATCGGGAGAGAATTTCCCATTAAGGGCTGCGTGGGTTTTGGCAGCTAAGATCAGGTTTTGAGAAGCTCTTGGTCCGGCTCCCCAATCGATATAATTTTTAACAATTTCTGGAGCAGAAACACTATCAGGTCTTGTTTTCCCAACGAGCCCAACAGCGTATTCAATAACGTTATCGGCTACGGGGATTCGTCTTATTAATTGTTGAAATCCAATTATTTCCTCACTGGTAAATAATGGTCTAACTTTTTCATTTTCTCCCGCGGTGGTCATTTTGACTACTTCCACTTCTTCAGAGAAAGATGGATAATCCAAATTGATTGCAAACATGAATCTATCCAATTGTGCTTCGGGTAAAGGATAGGTTCCCTCCTGCTCAATTGGGTTTTGGGTGGCCAGAACAAAGTATGGAAGATCGAGTTTATAATGGTGCCCCGCTACGGTAACAGCTCGTTCCTGCATAGCTTCCAAAAGTGCCGCTTGGGTTTTTGGCGGAGTCCGGTTTATTTCATCCGCAAGAATAATATTGGCAAAAATAGGACCCTTAATAAATTTGAATTCACGGTTTTTATCCAGGATTTCAGAGCCTAAGATATCACTTGGCATCAAATCTGGGGTAAACTGGATTCTCTTAAATTCCAATCCCAAAGCTTGAGCCACCGTATTTACCAAAAGTGTTTTTGCAAGCCCAGGAACCCCGATAAGAAGTGCGTGCCCACCTGAAAATATGGAGATCAAAACTTGTTCTACCACTTCATCCTGACCGACAATTACCTTCTTTATTTCTTTTTGAAGAGCATTATACTTGGAAACAAGTTGCGAAACCGCTGTTACGTCTGACATATTTTTTGTTTAAAATATTAATTTTTCAACCAATTTGCAGAAAAATCACATTTCTGATAATCTTCATTCACGTGGACATAGGTTTTATCGATTACCTTATCCTGCCATTTGCTAATTTCTTTGATTTGTTTTTCACGAAGCGCTAATTGCTTGATACGTTCATAATCCTTTACATAATCAGCTTTGTGCTCTGGATATCTTTTTGTTACGGTCAATATCTTGAGCATCCCTTTTCCTGTTCGGTCACGGTCTGTAATAACTTTGGAAACCTCACCTTCTTTCAAATTATAAACTTGGGCTCCAAAAGTAGGATCCATTTTGGTAAGGTCGAATCTTGTATCGAAAGTTAGCGGATTTATAATCTGGCCGCCATTGTTTCTGGTTTCCTTGTCTTCGGAATATTTATGAGCCGCATCGGCAAAAGATATCTCACCTGACACTATTTGACTTCGAATATCCTCGATTTTCTTTTGGGCGGCATCAATTGCAGCCTGGGAAACATCAGGAAATAATAAGATATGACGAACGTCCACTTCCTGACCTCTAATTTTTTCTACATAAAGGATGTGCCAGCCGAATTCGGTTTGAAAAGGTTCACTTACCTCTCCCTCCAACAAAGAGAAAGTTTGATCCATAAATTCCTTGGCCAATGGTGAGTCGCGCGTAATACCCGTCATAAGACCTCCTTTACTCGCCGAACCAGGATCCTTAGAATATAGTACTGCTTTGGTAGAGAAACTAGCACCATTGTCAATAATATCGGCTCTAATGGCATTCAGCCGAGCTATTACATCATCTATCGCCTTTTGGGAAATTTCTGGTTCCACAACTATTTGGGCAACTTCTATTTCAGCACCGAATATAGGTCTTTCATCTTCCGGGATGGAATAGAAGAAACTGCGAACCTCTTCTGGGGTAACCTCCAATTTATCTATAATCTTTTGCTGCATTTGCGATGCCAAAGCAATGATTTTGTTAGCATCGAAAAGTTCCTTTCGCAAATCGGCTACATTGTCCTTTCGATAATATTGGGCGACTTTTTCCTCACTTCCCAACTCGCTTACCATGTATTGCAGTTGTTGATCGATTCGCGAGTTTATCTCAGCATCGGCAACTACCAAGCTATCCTGTTTTGCTTGATGCGCGTATAACTTATCTTCCATCAATTTCCCCAAGAGTTCACAACGTGTGATTCCTTCGATAGATATTCCTTGCGATTGCATCTCCAAATAACCTTTGTCAATGTCTGAATCCAGAATAATATATTCACCAACAACCGCACTTATCCCTTCAGCTTTGTAGCGCTTAAATGGCTTCAAAGTATCTTTTGAAAAGGTTTTTGTTGATATTTCAAGGGAGTCATTGCTCTTTACAACGCCTGTACTATCTGGGACCAAAACGTTTTGTGCTTGTACCATACAGGTGGAAAGCAGGAGCAATAAGAAAAATTTATTCATTTGCGTAGATTTCAAATTTATTATGTTCAATCGCATCTCGGGTAATATCTGTTTCTAGTTTTCTTATAAGTTCAAGCTTCCTTTTATTGAGAATGATTTGTTTTAAAGTCGGCTTTATATAGGGAAGAGGTGCAACATCATTGGGGTAAAGAACATCCTCAATTTTCACCAAATATACTCCTAATGAATCTTGCAATTGGCTGAAATTTGATTTTTTTAACACTTCATCTTTTGCCGTTTTTAAAATGGGGAGCGCATCAAGCAAAACCTCCTTTTTTATCCAAACTGAATCATTGAGATTTGAGGAAATAAATTGAAAGGTGTGGCCATTTAAAGCTTCTTTGTCCTTCTTGTCATAGCGGGTAAACTTCTCTTTTACCGTTTTTAAACCTTCATAGTTTTCAGGCAATTGAACAAACCTCATTTTAAGAAGAGAATGGTTGAGTTTAAAGTTGTCAATGTTTTCTTCGTAGTAAGTTTTGTATTCATTTTCGCCAATCGCACTGTCCAGTTGTTGGCCGACAATTACATTTTTATAAGCGTCTGTAAGCAAATCATTTTTATATTCTTCAACCAATCTATCAAATCTATCCAACTGGTCGCCCGAAAGATTGATTTTTGCTTGACCTATCAAC includes:
- a CDS encoding peptidyl-prolyl cis-trans isomerase, which gives rise to MKLIGSYIALAFLLVSCGYFEKEPQEDVVARVNDDYLYESDIQKLVSENTSPEDSTLIVNNYITRWATQKLLIGQAKINLSGDQLDRFDRLVEEYKNDLLTDAYKNVIVGQQLDSAIGENEYKTYYEENIDNFKLNHSLLKMRFVQLPENYEGLKTVKEKFTRYDKKDKEALNGHTFQFISSNLNDSVWIKKEVLLDALPILKTAKDEVLKKSNFSQLQDSLGVYLVKIEDVLYPNDVAPLPYIKPTLKQIILNKRKLELIRKLETDITRDAIEHNKFEIYANE
- a CDS encoding AAA family ATPase, with translation MSDVTAVSQLVSKYNALQKEIKKVIVGQDEVVEQVLISIFSGGHALLIGVPGLAKTLLVNTVAQALGLEFKRIQFTPDLMPSDILGSEILDKNREFKFIKGPIFANIILADEINRTPPKTQAALLEAMQERAVTVAGHHYKLDLPYFVLATQNPIEQEGTYPLPEAQLDRFMFAINLDYPSFSEEVEVVKMTTAGENEKVRPLFTSEEIIGFQQLIRRIPVADNVIEYAVGLVGKTRPDSVSAPEIVKNYIDWGAGPRASQNLILAAKTHAALNGKFSPDIEDVQKAAIGILRHRLIKNYKAEAEGLSIEKIIQSLY
- a CDS encoding peptidylprolyl isomerase, with protein sequence MNKFFLLLLLSTCMVQAQNVLVPDSTGVVKSNDSLEISTKTFSKDTLKPFKRYKAEGISAVVGEYIILDSDIDKGYLEMQSQGISIEGITRCELLGKLMEDKLYAHQAKQDSLVVADAEINSRIDQQLQYMVSELGSEEKVAQYYRKDNVADLRKELFDANKIIALASQMQQKIIDKLEVTPEEVRSFFYSIPEDERPIFGAEIEVAQIVVEPEISQKAIDDVIARLNAIRADIIDNGASFSTKAVLYSKDPGSASKGGLMTGITRDSPLAKEFMDQTFSLLEGEVSEPFQTEFGWHILYVEKIRGQEVDVRHILLFPDVSQAAIDAAQKKIEDIRSQIVSGEISFADAAHKYSEDKETRNNGGQIINPLTFDTRFDLTKMDPTFGAQVYNLKEGEVSKVITDRDRTGKGMLKILTVTKRYPEHKADYVKDYERIKQLALREKQIKEISKWQDKVIDKTYVHVNEDYQKCDFSANWLKN